A DNA window from Halofilum ochraceum contains the following coding sequences:
- a CDS encoding response regulator: protein MNTQTQIQNQTQTPMPPQTASRTRSHRRIMLVSTRSSTLLALQRACRADPMVQFCFYANVAAATRALRRFQPDALLLDVACTGRAGQELVTRVRDMDAVPTVAVLADVIGSRMCEAVEQTGADGGLPVTAPDLLERLGGLASRRAWDRPRTA, encoded by the coding sequence ATGAACACGCAGACCCAGATCCAAAACCAGACACAGACCCCGATGCCGCCGCAGACGGCGTCGCGGACCCGGAGTCATCGCCGGATCATGCTGGTGAGCACGCGGAGCTCGACCCTGCTCGCCCTGCAGCGCGCCTGCCGCGCGGATCCGATGGTGCAGTTCTGTTTCTACGCCAACGTCGCCGCGGCGACGCGTGCCCTGCGCCGGTTCCAGCCGGACGCGCTGTTGCTCGATGTTGCCTGTACCGGCCGTGCCGGTCAGGAGCTGGTGACCCGGGTGCGGGACATGGACGCGGTGCCGACTGTCGCGGTCCTCGCGGATGTCATCGGCTCGCGTATGTGCGAGGCGGTCGAGCAGACCGGCGCCGATGGCGGCCTCCCGGTGACGGCGCCCGACCTGCTCGAGCGGCTCGGTGGGCTGGCTTCCCGGCGCGCGTGGGACCGTCCCCGGACGGCGTAA
- a CDS encoding error-prone DNA polymerase encodes MSLPTQTAPAYAELCAVSNFSFLRGASHPEELVERAARLGYSALALTDECSLAGAVRAHAAARDCGLHLIVGSRFELDCGLRLVVLAMDRGGYARLSRLISAARRSAPKGSYRLDRGMLADGLPGCLAIWLPGRDEGRAVADGAWLRDCFGERCRIGVVRHLGPGESARLRSLERLAADTGIDRVALGDVHMHARGRRALADALTAIRLGTTVAAAGTALAGNGEAHLRSRARLARLYAPELLASTVELARRCTFSLDELAYEYPEESVPAGYTLSGWLRARVEAGVAERWPRGEPAGVRDQLEHELALIAELGYEAYFLTVDDIVRYARERGILCQGRGSAANSAVCYCLGITAVDPSTSALLFERFISRERGEPPDIDVDFEHHRREEVIQYIYRRYGDDRVALAATVICYRPKSALRDIAGALGMEPAQVDRLARAGAGRDGRAIDRERVRETGFDPDAPVIHRVLTLAEQIQGFPRHLSQHVGGLVIGRRSLTDLVPIENAAMDGRTVIQWDKDDLDAVGLLKIDCLALGMLTAIHDAFDRIAAFYGRRYTLATIPREDRDVFDMIQRADTVGVFQIESRAQMTMLPRLKPETFYDLVIEISIVRPGPIQGEMVHPYLRRRQGLETIEYGGPEIERVLGRTLGVPLFQEQVIEMAMLAADFSPGEADQLRRSMAAWRKSGDLEPFERRLVEGMTANGYTEEFARRMFAQIRGFAGYGFPESHAASFALLAWASAWLKYHYPAAFTAALLNAQPMGFYGPSQLVRAAREQGVEARPVDVRVSDAVSTLEPDGNGGAALRLGLDRVRGLSAGARARIAALGVAVADTAELAARADLDRRDLDALAEADALQGLAGDRTAARWAAHGVQSALPLFGDEAAQQPQPVLRPPREGESIRADYASTGLTLRRHPLALLRSRFGHWRTADDTCRLADGVRVVTGGLVITRQQPSTASGVTFLTLEDETGVVNVIVRQGVGRQYRPTLYGGRLVGVTGRVQRQEAVVHVVAESLEDASGWLGRLDVSARDFH; translated from the coding sequence ATGTCTCTACCGACACAAACCGCACCGGCGTATGCCGAGCTGTGTGCGGTCTCGAATTTCAGTTTTCTGCGGGGCGCCTCGCACCCGGAGGAGCTGGTCGAGCGGGCGGCGCGGCTGGGGTATTCGGCGCTGGCGTTGACGGACGAGTGTTCGCTCGCGGGTGCGGTGCGTGCGCATGCGGCGGCGCGGGATTGCGGGCTGCATCTGATCGTCGGCAGCCGCTTCGAGCTGGACTGCGGGCTGCGGCTGGTCGTGCTGGCGATGGATCGGGGCGGTTATGCGCGGCTTTCGCGGCTGATCAGCGCGGCACGGCGGTCGGCACCGAAGGGGTCTTACCGGCTTGACCGTGGGATGCTCGCCGATGGCCTGCCGGGCTGTCTCGCGATCTGGCTGCCGGGGCGGGACGAGGGCCGGGCGGTCGCCGATGGGGCCTGGCTGCGTGACTGTTTCGGCGAGCGCTGCCGGATCGGCGTGGTGCGCCATCTCGGCCCGGGCGAGTCCGCGCGGCTGCGTTCGCTGGAGCGGTTGGCGGCCGATACCGGGATCGACCGGGTCGCGCTGGGTGACGTGCACATGCATGCCCGCGGGCGCCGGGCGCTGGCGGATGCGCTGACGGCGATCCGCCTCGGCACGACAGTCGCCGCCGCGGGGACGGCGCTGGCGGGCAACGGCGAGGCTCACCTGCGCAGCCGCGCGCGCCTGGCGCGGCTCTATGCGCCGGAACTGCTGGCGTCCACGGTCGAACTCGCGCGGCGCTGCACCTTCTCTCTTGATGAACTGGCCTACGAATACCCGGAGGAAAGCGTCCCCGCCGGTTATACCCTGAGCGGCTGGCTGCGGGCGCGGGTCGAGGCCGGTGTGGCCGAGCGCTGGCCCAGGGGCGAGCCGGCGGGTGTGCGCGATCAGCTCGAGCACGAACTGGCGCTGATCGCGGAGCTCGGTTACGAGGCGTATTTCCTGACCGTGGATGACATCGTGCGCTATGCCCGTGAGCGCGGGATCCTCTGTCAGGGGCGCGGTTCGGCGGCGAACTCGGCGGTCTGTTACTGCCTCGGCATCACGGCGGTGGATCCTTCGACCAGCGCGCTGCTGTTCGAGCGTTTCATCTCGCGCGAGCGCGGCGAGCCGCCGGATATCGACGTCGATTTCGAGCACCACCGGCGCGAGGAGGTCATCCAGTACATCTACCGGCGCTACGGCGACGACCGGGTAGCGCTGGCGGCGACGGTGATCTGTTATCGCCCGAAGAGCGCGCTGCGCGATATCGCCGGCGCGCTGGGCATGGAGCCGGCCCAGGTCGATCGGCTGGCGCGGGCGGGCGCCGGGCGCGACGGTCGCGCGATCGACCGCGAGCGGGTGCGCGAGACCGGCTTCGATCCGGATGCGCCGGTGATCCACCGCGTGCTGACGCTGGCGGAGCAGATCCAGGGCTTCCCGCGCCACCTGTCGCAGCACGTCGGCGGGCTGGTGATCGGGCGGCGGTCGCTGACCGATCTGGTGCCGATCGAGAACGCGGCGATGGACGGCCGCACGGTCATCCAGTGGGACAAGGACGACCTCGACGCGGTCGGCCTGCTGAAGATCGACTGCCTCGCGCTCGGCATGCTGACGGCGATCCACGATGCATTCGACCGCATCGCGGCGTTCTACGGGCGGCGGTACACGCTGGCGACAATCCCGCGCGAAGATCGAGACGTCTTCGATATGATCCAGCGCGCCGATACGGTCGGCGTGTTCCAGATCGAGTCGCGCGCGCAGATGACCATGCTGCCGCGCCTGAAGCCCGAGACCTTCTACGATCTCGTGATCGAGATCTCGATCGTGCGCCCGGGGCCGATCCAGGGCGAGATGGTCCATCCCTATCTGCGCCGCCGCCAGGGGCTGGAGACGATCGAATACGGCGGGCCGGAGATCGAGCGCGTGCTCGGGCGGACGCTGGGGGTGCCGCTGTTCCAGGAGCAGGTGATCGAGATGGCCATGCTGGCGGCGGATTTCTCGCCGGGCGAGGCCGATCAGCTGCGCCGTTCCATGGCCGCCTGGCGCAAGAGCGGCGATCTGGAGCCGTTCGAGCGGCGCCTGGTCGAGGGCATGACCGCCAACGGCTACACGGAGGAGTTCGCCCGCCGCATGTTCGCGCAGATCCGGGGCTTCGCCGGGTACGGCTTCCCGGAATCGCACGCCGCCAGTTTCGCCCTGCTGGCCTGGGCCTCGGCCTGGCTCAAGTATCACTATCCCGCGGCCTTCACCGCGGCGCTGCTCAATGCCCAGCCAATGGGGTTTTACGGCCCGTCACAGCTCGTGCGGGCCGCGCGGGAGCAGGGCGTCGAGGCGCGCCCGGTGGATGTGCGCGTGAGCGATGCCGTGTCCACGCTGGAGCCGGACGGCAACGGCGGCGCGGCCCTGCGCCTGGGGCTGGACCGGGTGCGCGGGTTGTCGGCGGGGGCGCGTGCGCGGATCGCGGCCCTGGGGGTGGCGGTCGCCGATACCGCGGAACTGGCGGCCCGTGCGGATCTGGACCGGCGCGATCTTGATGCGCTGGCCGAGGCGGATGCCCTGCAGGGGCTGGCCGGTGACCGCACGGCGGCGCGCTGGGCGGCGCACGGAGTGCAGTCGGCGCTGCCGCTGTTTGGCGATGAGGCGGCGCAACAGCCGCAACCGGTGCTGCGGCCGCCACGCGAGGGCGAATCGATCCGCGCGGATTACGCCAGTACCGGTCTCACGCTGCGGCGGCACCCATTGGCGCTGCTGCGGTCGCGCTTCGGTCACTGGCGGACAGCTGACGACACCTGTCGGCTGGCCGACGGTGTGCGCGTCGTGACGGGCGGGTTGGTCATCACGCGCCAGCAGCCGTCGACCGCGAGCGGGGTGACCTTCCTGACGCTGGAGGACGAGACCGGGGTGGTCAACGTGATCGTCCGCCAGGGTGTCGGCCGCCAGTATCGCCCGACCCTGTATGGCGGCCGCCTGGTGGGCGTGACGGGGCGCGTGCAGCGGCAGGAGGCCGTGGTGCACGTGGTGGCGGAATCGCTGGAGGACGCCAGCGGGTGGCTCGGGCGGCTGGATGTCTCGGCGCGGGATTTTCATTGA
- a CDS encoding REP-associated tyrosine transposase produces the protein MGRYVRARVAGGTWFFTVVTAGRRRWLASTQGLDAFRSSYRDVAKDQPFETVAMVVLPDHLHCIWRLPVGDDDFSRRWQRIKRRTTGKMRRQGMTGAFWQARFWEHLIRDERDLRMHLDYVHYNPVRHGLVGKAAEWSASSIHRYIRDGWYSPDWGIADPEDLEATVLANGGDL, from the coding sequence ATGGGGCGATACGTGCGCGCCCGTGTCGCGGGTGGTACCTGGTTTTTCACGGTCGTGACCGCGGGACGGCGGCGATGGTTGGCGTCCACCCAGGGATTGGATGCGTTCCGGTCGAGTTATCGCGATGTCGCGAAAGACCAGCCATTTGAAACGGTCGCCATGGTGGTGCTCCCGGATCATCTGCATTGCATCTGGCGCCTGCCTGTTGGCGATGATGATTTTTCCCGTCGGTGGCAACGCATCAAGCGCAGGACTACGGGAAAGATGCGGCGTCAGGGTATGACCGGGGCGTTCTGGCAGGCGCGTTTCTGGGAGCACTTGATTCGCGATGAGCGCGATCTACGGATGCATCTGGATTATGTGCATTACAACCCGGTACGGCATGGGCTGGTGGGAAAGGCGGCTGAATGGTCGGCTAGCTCGATTCATCGTTATATCCGGGATGGCTGGTACTCGCCGGATTGGGGGATTGCGGATCCGGAAGACCTCGAGGCTACTGTGCTGGCGAACGGTGGTGACTTGTAG